Proteins encoded by one window of Rutidosis leptorrhynchoides isolate AG116_Rl617_1_P2 chromosome 7, CSIRO_AGI_Rlap_v1, whole genome shotgun sequence:
- the LOC139859813 gene encoding uncharacterized protein has translation MHVKSDSDLTSVEALTPPRSPRRPLYYVQSPSNNDANDKMSYGSSPFGSPGHPTHYHCSPIHHSRESSTSRTFSASIKNTIVKPNRTISPWKRIEDADVDDDVDDDDGFDDRVPFRFYVVWFVVSFILLFTIFSLILWAASVPYKPKIFVKSMVFDNFNVQSGMDATGVPTDMLTLNTTVKIFYRNPATFFGVHVTVSPIEIRYFQLKLASGNVDLVKDRMYGTFLLYLQVYKVLSNSRSMIYLLEMTDFVAIKRPNCVVTFSNFDRVAAYSLDTSVG, from the exons ATGCATGTGAAATCTGACTCCGATTTGACCAGCGTCGAAGCTCTTACTCCGCCCCGATCACCTCGCCGTCCACTTTACTATGTTCAAAGTCCATCTAATAACGATGCTAACGACAAAATGTCATACGGGTCTAGCCCATTCGGGTCCCCGGGTCACCCGACTCATTACCATTGTTCTCCTATTCATCATTCTCGTGAATCTTCTACTTCTAGAACCTTCTCTGCTTCAATTAAGAACACTATCGTTAAACCTAATAGAACTATTTCTCCTTGGAAGAGAATTGAGGATGCTGATGTGGATGATGACgtggatgatgatgatggttttgaTGACAGGGTTCCGTTTAGGTTTTATGTTGTGTGGTTTGTCGTTTCGTTTATTCTCTTGTTTACAATTTTTTCTTTGATCTTGTGGGCTGCAAGTGTTCCCTACAAACCCAAAATTTTCGTTAAG AGTATGGTGTTTGACAACTTTAATGTACAATCCGGGATGGATGCAACAGGAGTACCAACGGATATGTTAACTTTGAATACAACGGTCAAGATTTTTTACCGAAATCCAGCCACATTTTTCGGTGTTCATGTCACCGTTTCCCCTATTGAAATTCGTTATTTTCAACTCAAGCTTGCTTCTGGCAAT GTTGATCTAGTAAAAGATAGGATGTATGGAACTTTTTTGCTATACCTTCAAGTATATAAAGTGTTATCAAA TTCGCGTAGTATGATATACCTGTTAGAAATGACTGATTTTGTGGCAATTAAGAGACCGAATTGTGTTGTTACTTTTAGTAATTTTGATAGGGTTGCTGCATATAGTCTAGATACGAGTGTTGGCTAG